One Clostridium estertheticum DNA segment encodes these proteins:
- the arcC gene encoding carbamate kinase yields MNKKIVIALGGNALGTNLEEQMAAVKSTAKAIVDLIEAGNDVVISHGNGPQVGMINIAMSELHKNNPKYSLCPMSVCVAMSQAYIGYDLQNALREELLNRNINKNVSTIITQVEVNPSDKAFENPTKPIGSFMTKEEADIAVKNGKKVIEDAGRGYREVVASPKPVGIVEIETIKSLVNIGQVIIACGGGGIPVIREGNHLKGVSAVIDKDFASCTLAKELNADCLIILTAVEKVAINYGKPNEKWLDKVTIDEIKQYAKEGHFAPGSMLPKVEAAVDFASSKDERYSLITLLEKAKDGIAGITGTIIK; encoded by the coding sequence ATGAACAAAAAAATAGTAATTGCATTAGGTGGTAATGCTCTTGGTACTAATTTAGAGGAACAAATGGCAGCTGTAAAATCTACTGCTAAAGCCATAGTTGATCTTATAGAAGCTGGAAACGACGTTGTTATTTCTCACGGAAATGGTCCTCAAGTAGGCATGATTAACATTGCAATGAGTGAATTACATAAAAATAATCCTAAATATTCACTATGTCCTATGTCTGTTTGTGTTGCAATGAGCCAAGCTTATATTGGTTATGATTTGCAAAATGCACTAAGAGAAGAACTTCTAAATCGTAATATAAACAAAAACGTTTCAACAATAATAACACAAGTTGAAGTAAATCCGAGTGATAAAGCCTTTGAAAACCCAACCAAACCTATAGGAAGTTTCATGACAAAAGAAGAAGCAGATATTGCTGTGAAAAACGGCAAAAAAGTTATTGAGGATGCAGGTCGTGGATATAGAGAAGTTGTTGCCTCCCCAAAACCAGTAGGTATTGTAGAAATTGAAACAATAAAATCATTAGTTAACATAGGACAAGTTATCATTGCCTGCGGTGGCGGTGGTATACCTGTTATAAGAGAAGGTAATCACCTAAAAGGTGTAAGCGCTGTTATTGATAAGGATTTTGCTAGTTGTACTCTTGCAAAGGAACTCAACGCAGATTGTCTTATTATTTTAACAGCTGTAGAAAAAGTTGCTATAAACTATGGCAAACCAAATGAAAAATGGCTTGATAAAGTTACAATTGATGAAATTAAGCAGTATGCAAAAGAAGGACACTTTGCACCTGGATCAATGCTACCTAAAGTAGAAGCTGCAGTTGATTTTGCATCATCAAAAGATGAAAGATATTCACTTATAACTCTACTTGAAAAAGCTAAAGATGGTATAGCAGGTATTACAGGTACTATTATAAAATAA
- a CDS encoding nucleobase:cation symporter-2 family protein has translation MRKRTLTSNEIKTENNHVDSKLPFRELFPLGMQHVLAMYAGAVAVPLIIGNALGLTAQQVTFLIAADLFTCGLATLLQSFGIGNVLGVKLPVILACSFIAVSPMISIGKEYGLPTIYGSVIVAGFMLALLAPVFGKVIRIFSPVVTGSLITVVGLSLTSVAFNSAAGGIGSKTFGDPKNLGLAAFTLVIILIINKYCKGFIQAIAVLIGLIVGTIAASFMGMVNFSAVSDASWLHIVTPFYFGAPVFKLDAIITMTIVSLITAVEALGVFIAVGDIVEKPTSTKSLVKGIQGEGVAQILGGIFNSFPYSTFSQNVGLLVLSKVRTRFVCVCAGAILVTLGLIPKFAALATTIPAPVLGGATLVMFGMVAVTGMRILSTVDMSKSSNLLIIATSVALGMGGSIAPTAFSQLPHFIKMILEEGPIAAAMSAIILNIFFNWKEIFSTLKPIVEIPDELAS, from the coding sequence ATGAGAAAAAGAACTTTAACAAGTAACGAAATAAAGACAGAAAACAATCACGTGGATTCCAAGCTACCCTTTAGAGAGCTATTTCCACTTGGGATGCAGCATGTTTTAGCAATGTATGCGGGTGCTGTAGCCGTTCCACTAATTATAGGTAACGCACTAGGGCTTACGGCGCAGCAAGTTACATTTTTAATTGCAGCTGACCTATTTACTTGCGGTCTTGCAACACTCCTTCAGTCTTTTGGAATTGGAAATGTGCTGGGCGTTAAGTTGCCAGTTATTCTTGCTTGCTCCTTTATTGCCGTTTCACCTATGATTTCCATAGGTAAAGAATATGGTCTTCCCACTATCTATGGTTCAGTAATAGTGGCCGGTTTTATGCTTGCTCTATTGGCTCCGGTATTCGGTAAAGTAATTCGAATTTTCTCACCAGTTGTAACAGGGTCTCTCATTACAGTAGTAGGACTCTCACTTACTTCAGTTGCTTTTAATAGCGCTGCAGGGGGTATTGGAAGTAAAACCTTTGGTGATCCTAAAAACCTTGGTCTTGCAGCATTTACACTTGTGATTATTTTAATCATAAATAAGTATTGTAAAGGCTTTATACAAGCAATAGCAGTTCTAATAGGCCTTATAGTCGGTACAATAGCTGCATCCTTTATGGGAATGGTGAACTTTTCAGCAGTAAGTGATGCAAGTTGGCTACATATAGTTACTCCATTTTACTTTGGAGCTCCAGTTTTCAAACTTGATGCAATAATAACCATGACAATTGTTTCTTTAATCACAGCAGTTGAAGCCCTTGGTGTATTTATCGCTGTAGGGGATATAGTTGAAAAACCTACATCCACTAAATCTCTTGTAAAAGGTATTCAAGGTGAGGGTGTAGCCCAAATTCTTGGAGGTATATTTAATTCATTTCCATACAGTACATTTTCACAAAATGTTGGGCTTTTAGTTTTATCAAAAGTTCGTACCCGTTTTGTATGTGTATGTGCAGGTGCCATTCTAGTGACACTCGGTCTTATTCCTAAATTTGCAGCTTTAGCAACAACTATTCCAGCACCAGTTCTTGGCGGAGCAACGCTTGTAATGTTTGGTATGGTGGCTGTAACAGGTATGAGAATTTTATCTACAGTAGATATGAGCAAATCAAGTAATTTATTAATCATAGCTACATCAGTTGCTCTTGGAATGGGAGGAAGTATTGCACCAACAGCATTTTCACAGCTTCCACACTTTATAAAGATGATACTTGAAGAAGGGCCTATTGCAGCTGCAATGTCAGCAATTATCTTAAATATCTTTTTTAATTGGAAGGAAATATTCAGTACTTTAAAACCAATCGTTGAAATTCCGGATGAGCTCGCTTCATAA
- the ygeW gene encoding knotted carbamoyltransferase YgeW codes for MTLMDKHITKLNSLDFTKMYNNDFLLTWEKSMDELEAVFTVAESLRELRENNISSKIFDSGLGISLFRDNSTRTRFSFASACNLLGLEVQDLDEGKSQVAHGETVRETANMISFMADVIGIRDDMYIGKGNTYMREVSNAVKVGNDEGVLEQRPTLVNLQCDIDHPTQCMADALHLINEFGGIENLKGKKIAMSWAYSPSYGKPLSVPQGIIGLLTRLGMDVVLAHPEGYEVMSSVEEIAIKNAKESGGSFTKTNSMEEAFKDADIVYPKSWAPFVAMEKRTDLYGKGDDAGIKSLEKELLAQNAEHKDWQCTEELMKTTKDGKALYMHCLPADISGVSCEVGEVDASVFDRYRKPLYKQASYKPYAIASMIFLSKVKNPQETLAMLEKRNKERKVK; via the coding sequence ATGACTTTAATGGATAAACATATTACCAAACTTAACTCACTTGATTTCACAAAAATGTACAATAATGATTTTTTACTTACCTGGGAAAAATCAATGGATGAATTAGAAGCAGTTTTCACTGTGGCAGAATCTCTTAGGGAACTTCGTGAAAACAACATATCTTCAAAGATTTTTGATAGTGGTCTTGGAATTTCACTATTCCGTGACAATTCAACTCGTACTAGATTTAGCTTTGCTTCTGCTTGTAACCTCCTTGGACTTGAAGTTCAAGATCTTGATGAGGGAAAATCTCAGGTTGCCCATGGTGAAACAGTAAGAGAAACTGCTAACATGATTTCTTTCATGGCAGATGTTATAGGTATCCGTGATGATATGTATATCGGAAAAGGAAACACTTATATGCGCGAAGTATCAAATGCTGTGAAAGTAGGTAATGATGAGGGAGTACTAGAACAACGCCCAACTCTTGTTAATTTACAATGCGATATAGACCACCCTACTCAGTGTATGGCGGATGCTCTTCATCTTATAAATGAGTTTGGCGGTATTGAAAACCTAAAAGGTAAAAAAATAGCTATGTCTTGGGCATATTCTCCATCTTATGGCAAGCCACTTTCAGTTCCACAAGGAATAATTGGACTTTTAACCCGTCTTGGTATGGATGTTGTCCTTGCACACCCTGAAGGTTATGAAGTTATGAGCTCCGTTGAAGAAATTGCAATAAAAAATGCTAAAGAATCTGGTGGTTCCTTTACAAAAACAAACTCTATGGAAGAAGCCTTCAAAGATGCTGACATAGTTTATCCTAAGAGTTGGGCTCCTTTTGTGGCTATGGAAAAACGTACAGATTTATATGGAAAAGGTGACGATGCTGGTATAAAATCACTTGAAAAAGAACTTCTTGCACAAAATGCTGAGCATAAAGATTGGCAATGTACTGAAGAGCTTATGAAAACAACAAAAGATGGGAAAGCACTTTACATGCATTGCCTTCCAGCTGATATCTCAGGAGTTAGTTGCGAAGTTGGAGAAGTTGACGCATCTGTGTTTGATCGTTATAGAAAACCACTTTATAAACAAGCTTCTTATAAACCTTATGCAATAGCTTCTATGATTTTCTTAAGTAAAGTTAAAAATCCTCAAGAAACTTTAGCTATGCTTGAAAAGCGTAATAAAGAGCGCAAGGTAAAATAA
- a CDS encoding YgeY family selenium metabolism-linked hydrolase, with amino-acid sequence MDFNAIKQKSEGYEVQMTKFLRDLVAIPGESCGEEGVVKRIEQEMISLGFDRVEIDPQGNILGYVGTGKTLIAFDAHIDTVGLGELSNWTFDPYIGYENEEEIGGRGTSDQLGGIVSSVYGAKIMRDLGMLSEDYTVLVVGSVQEEDCDGNCWLHIIEQDKIKPEFVVSTEPTDSGIYRGHRGRMEIRVDVKGVSCHGSAPERGDNAIYKMAEILMDVKNLNTNDAADSTEIKGLVKMLEEKYNPNFKEAQFLGRGTVTTSEIFFTSPSRCAVADSCSVSLDRRMTSGETWESCLEEIRQLPAAKKYNAEVTMYKYEKASWTGLSYPQDCYFPTWVIPEDHDVVKAMEESYKGMYGTTRSGAVSTDAMRKARPLTDKWTFSTNGVAIMGRHGIPCIGFGPGAESQAHAPNEISWKEDLVKCAAVYAALPTIYCKNK; translated from the coding sequence ATGGATTTTAACGCTATTAAACAAAAATCAGAGGGTTATGAAGTTCAAATGACAAAATTTTTACGTGATTTAGTTGCTATCCCAGGTGAGAGCTGTGGAGAAGAGGGTGTTGTTAAAAGAATAGAGCAAGAAATGATTTCTCTTGGTTTTGACAGAGTAGAAATTGATCCACAGGGAAATATTTTAGGTTATGTTGGAACAGGTAAAACTCTTATAGCGTTTGATGCTCATATTGACACTGTTGGTCTTGGTGAACTCAGTAACTGGACTTTTGATCCCTACATTGGTTATGAAAATGAGGAAGAAATTGGTGGACGTGGTACGTCTGACCAACTTGGTGGTATCGTATCATCTGTATACGGCGCTAAGATAATGAGAGATCTTGGCATGTTAAGCGAAGACTACACAGTTCTCGTAGTTGGATCAGTACAGGAAGAGGACTGTGATGGAAACTGCTGGCTGCACATCATAGAACAGGACAAGATCAAACCTGAATTCGTTGTAAGCACAGAGCCAACTGATAGCGGTATCTACAGAGGACATAGAGGACGTATGGAAATCCGTGTTGATGTTAAGGGTGTTTCATGCCACGGTTCAGCTCCAGAAAGAGGAGACAACGCAATATACAAAATGGCTGAAATATTAATGGATGTCAAAAACCTTAACACAAATGATGCTGCTGATTCTACAGAAATCAAAGGTCTCGTAAAAATGTTAGAAGAAAAATACAACCCTAATTTCAAAGAAGCTCAATTCTTAGGACGTGGTACTGTAACTACATCAGAAATATTCTTTACTTCACCAAGCCGTTGCGCTGTAGCTGACTCTTGCTCAGTTTCATTAGACCGTCGTATGACATCTGGAGAAACTTGGGAAAGCTGCTTAGAAGAAATTCGTCAACTTCCAGCTGCTAAAAAATACAATGCAGAAGTTACTATGTATAAATATGAGAAAGCTAGTTGGACTGGACTTTCATACCCTCAGGATTGCTACTTTCCTACATGGGTTATTCCTGAAGATCATGATGTTGTTAAGGCAATGGAAGAATCCTACAAAGGAATGTACGGAACAACAAGAAGCGGTGCTGTTAGCACTGATGCAATGAGAAAAGCTCGTCCGCTTACTGATAAATGGACATTCTCAACAAACGGTGTTGCTATAATGGGTCGTCATGGAATACCATGCATAGGATTCGGACCTGGCGCAGAATCTCAGGCACATGCTCCAAATGAAATAAGTTGGAAAGAAGACTTAGTTAAATGTGCTGCTGTATATGCTGCTCTTCCAACAATTTATTGCAAAAATAAATAA
- the dpaL gene encoding diaminopropionate ammonia-lyase → MNKIKWVSNKLPKTDNEMLDIMSPEKVAKATAFHKSFPQYKQTPLAELDNMAKFLGLKNLYVKDESFRFGLNAFKVLGGSFAIGCYIAKKLGRDISELPYNTLTSKELLKEFGQTTFFTATDGNHGRGLAWAANKLNQKCVVFMPKGSSEIRLQNIQKEGATATIEDVNYDECVRIAMAESAKIPNSVVIQDTAWEGYTEIPTWIMQGYGTMAKEANDQLHAAGCDAPTHIFIQAGVGSLAGAVQGYFANMYPENPPTVVVVEPNMADCLFRSAEAKDGDIRIVSDNMQTIMAGLACGEPNTIAWDILKNNSSFFISCPDFISAKGMRIYAVPLKGDPKVISGESGAVTMGMIFEIMKNDDLKDLKEAIKLDENSRVLLFSTEGNTDPDFFREIVWNGDYSSL, encoded by the coding sequence ATGAATAAAATAAAGTGGGTATCAAATAAACTACCCAAAACCGATAATGAAATGCTAGATATAATGTCCCCTGAAAAGGTGGCTAAAGCCACTGCTTTTCATAAAAGTTTCCCTCAATATAAACAGACACCTTTAGCTGAGCTAGATAATATGGCTAAATTCCTTGGGCTTAAAAATTTATATGTAAAAGATGAGTCTTTCAGATTTGGATTAAATGCTTTTAAAGTTTTAGGTGGATCTTTTGCTATAGGATGTTATATTGCGAAAAAATTAGGAAGAGATATATCCGAGCTTCCTTATAATACTCTTACGTCAAAAGAACTTCTTAAAGAATTTGGACAAACAACCTTTTTTACAGCAACAGATGGTAATCATGGAAGAGGTCTTGCATGGGCCGCTAATAAATTAAATCAGAAATGTGTTGTTTTTATGCCAAAAGGATCATCCGAAATTAGACTCCAAAACATTCAAAAGGAAGGCGCTACCGCTACAATAGAGGATGTAAATTACGATGAATGTGTTCGCATTGCAATGGCTGAATCAGCAAAAATCCCGAATTCTGTGGTTATTCAAGATACAGCTTGGGAGGGATACACAGAAATCCCTACTTGGATTATGCAGGGTTATGGAACAATGGCAAAAGAAGCCAATGATCAGCTTCATGCTGCGGGTTGTGATGCACCAACTCATATTTTCATACAAGCAGGTGTTGGTTCTCTTGCTGGAGCAGTTCAAGGATATTTTGCAAATATGTATCCTGAGAATCCCCCAACAGTAGTTGTAGTAGAACCAAATATGGCAGATTGTTTATTCCGCTCAGCTGAAGCTAAAGATGGAGACATAAGAATTGTTAGTGATAATATGCAAACCATTATGGCAGGCCTTGCCTGTGGTGAACCAAATACTATAGCCTGGGATATTTTAAAAAACAATAGTTCTTTCTTTATATCTTGCCCAGATTTTATTTCTGCTAAAGGTATGAGAATATACGCTGTACCTCTTAAGGGAGATCCTAAAGTTATTTCTGGTGAATCTGGAGCTGTTACAATGGGTATGATTTTTGAAATTATGAAAAATGATGACTTAAAAGATCTAAAAGAAGCTATAAAGCTTGATGAGAACTCAAGAGTTCTATTATTTTCCACCGAAGGAAATACTGATCCTGATTTTTTCCGTGAAATTGTTTGGAATGGTGATTATTCATCATTATAA
- the xdh gene encoding selenium-dependent xanthine dehydrogenase, producing MFKFVVNGNSVQAKEDKKLITFLREDLNLTSVKNGCSEGACGTCMVLVDGIAKKACVLKTSKLVDKNIITVDGISDREKDVYGYAFMESGAVQCGFCTPGMVISAKGLIDKVDNPTEQEIKNALKNNICRCTGYVKIIQAVKLAAKILRENTQVPKETCSALVGENLNRIDAASKVLGTAEYVDDMRIEGMIYGGAVRTIYPRALVKSIDISEAKNLQGVYLAITADELPGSQKLGHIVKDWDVLIPRGKITHCIGDAIVLIAAQTPEILEKAKALVKIDYEELTPITNPYESLKGDAPELHASGNVLTTENLVFGNADKYIKSSKYVVTNKYSTPFTEHAFLETETAVANPDGNGGIIIYCADQGIYQTRKECAEALGIDQSKVRVISKIVGGGFGGKEDMSVQHHAAILAYISNKRVKVSLSRKESIMVHPKRHAMEMEVTTACDENGYLTAMKAIIIADTGAYASLGGPVLQRACTHAAGPYNYHNVDIVGKAVYTNNPPAGAFRGFGVPQSCFATECNLNQLAQMVKISPFEIRYRNAIRPGQILPNGQIADPSTALVETLDAVKKICEENPKAGIACAMKNSGIGVGLPDIGRCKLIIKDSKVYIHTSAACIGQGLGTVLTQIVCETLNMPGSSVIHAAPDTLTCPDSGNTTASRQTLFTGEAAKRAAVQLQDALSYQTLENLEGEEFYGEFKGITDKMNSIKQNPVSHVSYGYATQVVILDDEGKLEKVIAVHDVGTAVNPKNIEGQIEGGVVMSLGYALTEDYPLIDSMPTAKFATLGLFKATEVPKIQSIILGRGNTKLAYGAKGIGEICSIPTAPAVAGAYYNYDGEFRTKLPLCNTPYSKKK from the coding sequence ATGTTTAAATTTGTTGTAAATGGTAATAGTGTTCAGGCCAAGGAAGATAAAAAATTAATTACTTTTTTAAGAGAAGATTTGAATTTAACTTCAGTTAAGAATGGTTGCTCTGAAGGTGCTTGTGGAACCTGTATGGTACTAGTTGACGGAATTGCAAAAAAAGCCTGCGTGTTAAAAACAAGTAAACTTGTAGATAAAAATATTATAACCGTTGATGGTATCTCAGATAGAGAAAAAGATGTATATGGATATGCTTTTATGGAATCTGGAGCAGTACAATGTGGCTTTTGTACTCCAGGAATGGTTATAAGTGCAAAAGGGTTGATTGATAAGGTAGACAATCCAACAGAACAAGAAATAAAAAATGCCTTGAAAAATAATATTTGTCGCTGCACTGGATATGTAAAAATAATACAGGCAGTGAAACTCGCTGCTAAAATTTTAAGAGAGAATACACAAGTACCTAAAGAGACTTGTAGTGCACTTGTTGGAGAGAATTTAAATAGAATTGATGCTGCATCTAAAGTTCTCGGCACAGCAGAATATGTAGATGATATGCGAATAGAGGGCATGATTTACGGTGGAGCAGTAAGAACTATATATCCACGTGCCCTAGTAAAGAGTATAGACATTAGTGAAGCTAAAAATTTGCAAGGTGTTTATTTAGCAATTACAGCGGATGAGCTTCCTGGAAGTCAAAAACTAGGACATATTGTAAAGGATTGGGATGTACTAATACCTCGTGGTAAGATAACTCACTGCATAGGAGATGCTATAGTTTTAATTGCGGCCCAGACCCCAGAAATATTGGAAAAAGCTAAAGCATTAGTTAAAATTGATTATGAAGAATTAACCCCTATTACAAATCCTTACGAATCGTTAAAGGGAGATGCCCCAGAATTACATGCAAGTGGTAATGTACTTACAACTGAAAATCTGGTATTTGGTAATGCAGACAAATATATAAAGAGTTCAAAATATGTAGTAACTAATAAATATAGCACACCATTTACAGAACATGCTTTTTTAGAAACTGAAACAGCAGTTGCAAACCCCGATGGAAATGGTGGAATAATAATATATTGCGCAGACCAAGGAATTTATCAAACAAGGAAGGAATGTGCAGAAGCACTAGGAATAGATCAAAGCAAAGTAAGAGTTATAAGTAAAATAGTTGGCGGTGGGTTTGGTGGAAAAGAAGATATGAGTGTTCAACACCATGCTGCCATTCTTGCTTATATATCAAACAAACGTGTAAAGGTTTCCCTAAGTCGAAAAGAAAGTATAATGGTACATCCAAAACGTCATGCAATGGAGATGGAGGTTACAACCGCTTGTGATGAAAACGGATATTTGACTGCTATGAAAGCTATTATAATTGCTGATACAGGAGCTTATGCTTCACTAGGCGGTCCTGTACTGCAAAGAGCTTGTACTCACGCAGCGGGTCCATATAATTATCATAATGTGGATATAGTTGGGAAAGCAGTATATACAAATAATCCACCAGCTGGTGCGTTTAGGGGATTTGGAGTGCCACAGAGTTGTTTTGCAACAGAGTGTAATTTAAATCAGCTTGCGCAAATGGTTAAAATAAGTCCCTTTGAGATAAGGTATAGAAATGCTATCAGACCAGGGCAAATACTTCCTAATGGTCAAATCGCAGATCCATCCACAGCGCTTGTGGAGACACTAGATGCAGTAAAAAAAATATGTGAAGAAAATCCTAAAGCAGGAATAGCTTGTGCTATGAAAAACAGTGGAATAGGGGTTGGACTTCCTGATATTGGGCGTTGTAAATTGATTATAAAGGATAGCAAAGTATATATTCATACAAGTGCCGCTTGTATTGGACAAGGACTTGGGACTGTATTAACGCAGATAGTTTGTGAAACGCTTAATATGCCAGGGAGTAGTGTTATACATGCAGCGCCAGATACTTTGACTTGCCCTGATTCAGGAAATACAACTGCGTCACGTCAAACACTATTTACAGGTGAAGCAGCTAAAAGAGCAGCTGTGCAACTTCAGGATGCACTAAGCTATCAAACATTAGAAAATTTAGAGGGTGAAGAATTTTACGGAGAATTTAAAGGAATAACTGATAAGATGAATTCAATTAAGCAAAACCCTGTTAGTCATGTATCCTATGGATATGCAACCCAAGTTGTTATTTTGGATGATGAGGGTAAACTTGAAAAAGTTATTGCAGTTCATGATGTTGGTACTGCTGTAAATCCGAAAAATATAGAGGGGCAAATTGAGGGTGGCGTTGTTATGAGTCTTGGATATGCACTAACAGAAGATTATCCGCTTATTGATAGTATGCCAACGGCAAAATTTGCAACACTAGGATTATTTAAAGCAACAGAGGTACCAAAAATACAATCTATTATATTAGGTAGAGGAAATACTAAACTTGCATATGGTGCAAAAGGAATAGGTGAGATATGCTCAATACCTACTGCTCCTGCTGTAGCTGGTGCTTATTATAATTATGATGGAGAATTTAGGACGAAGCTTCCTCTTTGCAATACACCCTACAGTAAGAAAAAATAA
- the yqeC gene encoding selenium cofactor biosynthesis protein YqeC: MKVNNYMELKKKEIISFVGAGGKTTMMFKLAEELRLNNKVLVTTTTKIFIPLDNKYDFICTDSESLPRYMAMQENGIYVLGLGVNKDKKILGLSKSELDKLAPHFDYTLIEADGAKEKQLKAWNEFEPVIYEKTTKTIGIMDIQSLGIIINEDNIHRSEIFCELTGTHEGDTVKLEHLSKLILHPRGLFKSAIGDKILYINKVEGPNDLILAKSLVKQVNLVNKQLLNSVIIGSLKTDVYYSKV, encoded by the coding sequence ATGAAGGTGAATAATTATATGGAATTAAAGAAAAAAGAAATTATATCTTTTGTAGGCGCAGGTGGAAAAACTACAATGATGTTTAAACTTGCAGAAGAACTAAGGCTGAATAATAAGGTGTTAGTAACTACAACTACTAAGATATTTATTCCATTAGATAATAAGTATGATTTTATCTGCACTGATAGTGAAAGTTTGCCTAGGTATATGGCCATGCAGGAAAACGGAATTTATGTATTAGGGTTAGGTGTAAACAAGGATAAGAAAATATTAGGACTAAGCAAAAGCGAGCTAGATAAGCTTGCACCACATTTTGACTATACATTAATAGAAGCAGATGGAGCAAAGGAAAAACAGCTAAAAGCATGGAATGAATTTGAGCCAGTTATATACGAAAAAACTACAAAAACTATAGGAATTATGGATATACAATCATTAGGGATAATAATTAATGAGGATAATATTCATAGAAGTGAGATATTCTGTGAATTAACAGGGACCCATGAGGGAGATACTGTTAAACTTGAACACCTATCTAAGTTAATATTACATCCGCGAGGGTTGTTTAAGTCAGCCATAGGGGATAAAATATTATATATCAATAAAGTAGAAGGACCCAATGATTTAATATTAGCTAAGTCCTTGGTTAAGCAAGTAAATTTAGTGAATAAGCAGTTATTAAATAGTGTAATCATTGGAAGTTTAAAAACTGACGTATATTACAGTAAAGTATGA
- the mocA gene encoding molybdenum cofactor cytidylyltransferase, translated as MSISAIILAAGYSRRMGKNKLLLKYRGESLIENTIETIEKCGFSEIILVGRDEKILEIGNRHGLVVIENKKAVKGISESIKLGVRNASKTDGYMFFTADQPFLDVDTVKSLTREFTEDSTYIIVPRCNGRRGNPVIFPYSFKEDFLKLQGDVGGKTIINKNLYGVKFIEICDSWALFDVDTNENYEYILKLEENNEYV; from the coding sequence ATGAGCATAAGCGCGATAATATTAGCAGCAGGGTACTCAAGGAGAATGGGTAAGAATAAGCTTCTTTTAAAATATAGGGGAGAATCTCTGATAGAGAACACTATAGAAACTATTGAAAAGTGTGGGTTTTCAGAGATTATTCTTGTAGGCAGAGACGAAAAAATATTAGAAATCGGGAATAGGCATGGGTTAGTGGTTATTGAGAATAAAAAGGCAGTTAAGGGAATAAGTGAATCTATTAAATTGGGTGTAAGGAATGCTTCAAAAACAGATGGATATATGTTTTTCACTGCAGATCAACCTTTTTTAGATGTAGATACAGTAAAAAGCTTAACCCGTGAGTTTACAGAAGATTCGACTTATATAATAGTTCCTCGATGTAATGGAAGGCGAGGGAATCCTGTAATATTTCCTTACAGCTTTAAGGAAGACTTTTTAAAGTTACAGGGAGATGTTGGCGGAAAAACAATAATAAATAAAAATTTATATGGGGTTAAATTTATAGAAATATGTGATAGTTGGGCATTATTTGATGTTGATACTAATGAAAATTATGAGTATATTCTAAAACTAGAGGAGAATAATGAATATGTTTAA
- the yqeB gene encoding selenium-dependent molybdenum cofactor biosynthesis protein YqeB, translating to MFNDIVIIRGGGDLASGTIQKLHRSGFRVLVLEVAKPTSIRRNVSFSEAIYQGLVEIEGITAVHVCSLSEIENAWTRKKVPVVIDEQGKYIKIIKPKIVVDAIIAKKNMGTTRDMADITIALGPGFTAGIDVDVVIETARGHDLGRLIFHGEAEKNTGIPGTIMGYSKERVIHSPCSGVMKNVAGIGSVVQVDEIIAYIGETEIKATMAGLLRGILRNGSIVPYGFKIADIDPRLPEKINCYTISDKARNIAGGVLEAVLYLMTQTMEG from the coding sequence ATGTTTAATGATATTGTCATTATACGTGGTGGAGGAGATTTAGCATCTGGTACAATTCAAAAGTTGCATAGAAGTGGGTTTAGGGTCTTAGTTTTAGAAGTAGCAAAACCTACTTCTATAAGGCGAAATGTTTCTTTTAGTGAAGCGATATATCAAGGACTAGTAGAAATAGAAGGAATTACAGCGGTGCATGTATGCTCTTTAAGTGAAATAGAAAATGCCTGGACTAGGAAAAAAGTTCCAGTTGTTATAGATGAACAAGGTAAATATATTAAAATAATAAAACCTAAAATTGTAGTAGATGCTATTATTGCTAAGAAAAATATGGGAACAACAAGGGATATGGCAGATATAACTATTGCTCTTGGACCTGGATTTACAGCAGGTATTGATGTAGATGTGGTGATTGAGACTGCTAGAGGGCATGATCTTGGTAGATTGATTTTTCACGGAGAAGCGGAGAAAAATACTGGGATTCCAGGTACCATTATGGGTTATTCTAAAGAAAGAGTTATACATTCCCCCTGCAGTGGAGTAATGAAGAATGTTGCGGGTATTGGTTCTGTGGTCCAAGTGGATGAAATTATTGCTTATATAGGAGAAACCGAAATAAAAGCAACAATGGCAGGATTATTAAGAGGAATATTACGCAATGGAAGTATTGTACCTTATGGGTTTAAAATTGCAGATATTGATCCAAGGCTGCCTGAAAAAATAAATTGTTATACCATTTCTGATAAAGCAAGAAACATAGCAGGTGGAGTATTGGAAGCGGTACTGTATTTAATGACTCAAACTATGGAGGGTTAA